GGGCAAAACGGTTGAGGTACCAACGTACGACTTCGTGACACATTCTCGGTAGGCTCTGCCTTTGTCTGGGCTGTGtcggggtgtccccagcctggggacagagcctgTTTAACAGCTCTGGGTGTTCTCTCCTGGCAGGCTGGCAGAGACAACAGTGGTGTATCCTGCTGATGTTGTTCTCTTTGAGGGGATCCTGGTGTTCTACAGCCAGGACATTCGGGACATGTTCCACCTGCGGCTCTTTGTGGACACAGACTCTGACGTCCGGCTGTCCCGCAGAGGTAAAGCCCTGCCGTGGCCCTGCTCCTTATCCGTCCCCACCATGGGACAACAGTCAGAGCTTTTATCTCCCCTTCCCAGTTCTGCGAGATATGAAGCGTGGGAGGGACCTGGAGCAGATCCTCACCCAGTACACCACGTTTGTCAAGCCTGCCTTCGAGGAGTTCTGCTTGCCGGTACAAAGCCTCTCACTAATTTCATTTGTGGGGTCTtctgttttggggaggggtaGAGGAGCCAGGGTTGTCTGGGAATTAGCTGCTGTAGGGGCGGCAGTGGTGACTTTTGGCATTTGTATTTCACAAATCCCACGTTCTCCTCTCTGCCTCATGTCTTCAACCATTTCAAGCTGGTTGTTAAGGAACTGAAATGGTCCCTTCTGCTGGCAAAGCACCATGGAAATGCCTCAAGCAGGTTTtgtcactgctggctgctggggctaTTTAAGTATGGGTCTCTCTGAATGAAAGACTCCCACTCTCAGTTTATTCTTAAGTCTtgtaggaagaaagaaaagcttggTTTCTAGCAGCCTTTCTCAGAGGGAACACTGGTGAAAACCTGGGGAGACCATTCTAGCTCTGCTTGCTACACCATGTAGTGTGAGGCCAATTTAGGTACTCAAATGATCAAATTAATTTGTAAAAAACCCTATGAGAACAAAATCCAGTATGTGGATTAAATAAATTGGAAAAGGCTAACTCAGGCGCCTCTTGCCCTAGATCAAAGGAGTTCTGGGATTCTGAAACTACTCATTAGAAATGCTGAATTTGTCGGCCTTTTTGAGCTgtggggaggaagaaaaagcaggagtGCTGTGGTGGTAAAGATCAATAAAATGTTATCAGAGGCAGGCAGAAATTTCACATGCACATTGGATACCTTGGCTCTCAGCAGAGATTTACAATGGCTTGCGAAATGCTGATTAAAACCAGCTCTTGACAAACAGACCTTGCCTGACATGGGCAGTGTTTGAAGGCAGCTCAAATGGTAAAAGCAAAGGACTCCACACCTGACCTGCTGTTTCTACCTGGTGATTCTCTGCAAAGGGACAGTAAGAAGAATCCCCGAGCTTAAATCAGTGCACATTTGCCATTGTAATATTGGAATTTGTTTAGGTTGTTAGCATGAGAGAGAGCTTTAACTTACAACCCTGGAGCGCTTCCATCTTTGCCCAGTTTTCTGGTTGCTTCTTCCTGGAATGAAGCTGACTTTTCCCATTAacagcctcctcctccactgtttctgttttgcagacAAAGAAGTATGCAGATGTGATCATCCCCAGAGGAGTTGACAACATGGGTAAAAGGAATTCCCTCATTTCCCTGGGGAGACACCTTTGGGGCTGGGAATAGAGCAGAGGCACCCTGCTGCCTGGAGTGCCTGCTCCTGAGGAAGGGGTTCCCTCATTTCCTTGGGGAGACACCTTTGGGGTTGGGAAGAGAGCAGGAGTGCCTGCTCCTGAGGAAGGGGTTTTtgctggaggggaaggagctgctcagcctgatCAGAAGGACCTGTGCTCAGCCTGTGGAGGGCTGCAAAAGTGACCTGTTGAGGTCTAACCTCTCTGCAGACAGCAGGCAGAGTTTCATTTAAGGGCTTGTTAAAACTTGATCAGGGCTGGATGCTCCACATTTTCTAGATAACTCATCCAGGAGAGCCTTCACGTCCTCTATTCTCCATTCCTCTCTGCAGTTGCCATAAACCTGATCGTGCAGCACATTCAGGACATCCTGAACGGGGACATCTGCAAGTGGCAGCGGGGGGCACTGAACGGGCACGGCCGGACGTACAAGCGGCCGTTCCCGGAGCAGGCCGAGAGCGCCGCTGTGCTGGCGGCCGGCAAGCGCTCCCACCTCGAGTCCAGCAGCCGCCCGCACTAGCCCGGCACGGCCCCAGGCTTTGCCTCTGCTCCACACCAACACTGAAGACAACTTTGGGAAAGGACTTCCACGGAATGGTTGGTGAAGTGCCCCTTAAGTCGTCCTAGCAGCGGAGGGGATCCTGGTGGGAATCTTCTCGCAGAGGGGAGAGGAATGGGTTGGCCTTCCATCCTGCTTCCCTCAAACCCCTCCCTGTTCTCTCTGAGATGTCTGGAGTTGTTACTTGGTGAACTGGTTAAAGGCAGTGTTACTcgccttttttttaattttcagaatgaGATCTAATGCTGAAGATTCCCCTGAAAATTAAGCACTATCAGGTGAC
This window of the Camarhynchus parvulus chromosome 17, STF_HiC, whole genome shotgun sequence genome carries:
- the UCK1 gene encoding uridine-cytidine kinase 1, producing MASAGGPDAERPHPKPFLIGVSGGTASGKSTVCEKIMELLGQNEVEQRQRKVLILSQDSFYKVLTAEQQAKALKGQYNFDHPDAFDNELMHSTLKNIVEGKTVEVPTYDFVTHSRLAETTVVYPADVVLFEGILVFYSQDIRDMFHLRLFVDTDSDVRLSRRVLRDMKRGRDLEQILTQYTTFVKPAFEEFCLPTKKYADVIIPRGVDNMVAINLIVQHIQDILNGDICKWQRGALNGHGRTYKRPFPEQAESAAVLAAGKRSHLESSSRPH